The following is a genomic window from Malus sylvestris chromosome 12, drMalSylv7.2, whole genome shotgun sequence.
ACATTGATATTATAGTATTCCATGTCAATGATACAATGCTAAGCGAAAAAACTTACACTTGTAGTTGTATAATTGTATTATTGGCATGGATTACTACGGTGGGAGTGTACCCGTTCAATGTAAGTTCTATAATATAAGAGAGATCCCCAATCTATAAATCAAATTGCAAGGTAAAATAATTCCACCAACACTTCTGATGAATGAAGTTCTTTCCTGATTCTGAGCACTTAAAAACACGAATTCTATGCCACTATGGAAAAACAGGGCATTTCTTGGATCCTAAGCTAGCTGATATGAGCCGGAGTGATGATCTTGGCTCAAACATTAACACTCTCCTCATCTAATTCATCCTGCAAAGCATACCCTTTTTCTTTCATCATCCCCAGCAATCCTTCCAGTGTTTCGTAGATCTCTTCGGTTCTTTCGTTTGATGTGTCCTTCACTATAAAGCTTTGTAACCCCTTACTTGTTTCAATCCAGCTACTGCCAGGAATCTTCCTCAGCCCAACTTCTTTCATTCTCTCCCTGACCTTATCAGCTTCTTCCCATCTCCCAGCCTGTGAATATAAATTCGCCATAATGATGTAATTCCCTGTATTCTCGGGTTCGATTTGAAACAAGCGATGGCAGACAAATTCTCCCAATTCAACATCACGAGAAACTGAAGCCCCATTTAGTAGTGCACCCCAAACTTTAGCACTTGGTTCAACTGGCATTTTGTGGATAAAATCTGCAGCTTCGGTGAGTTTCCCAGCTCGGCTAAGAATGCCTACCATGCAGGCATAATGCTCAACTGAGGGCTGAATGCCATATTCCGGAAACATGGCATCAAAGATTTTCCAAGCCTCATCAACCACTCCAGAATGAGCACAAGCTGTTAATACCGCTGTAATTGTCACTTGATCTGGTTGAATCCCACTATTCAGCATCTCATAAAAGAGGCCAATAGACGTATGACCATCTCCGTGGGATGCATAAGCTGAGATTATTGATGTCCAAATGATTAAGCTCTTACCTTTTGCTTGATCAAAAACCCTCTGTGCTCCGTAAAGCAAACCTGACTTTGCATAAGTATCGATAATGGCAGTTGCAACATAAATATTCCAGTCAAAATTGTTTCTAACAGCATAAGCATGTACTTCCTTCCCAACTTTCAGATTTGAGAAATACGATATTGTGGGAAGAATACTTGACAATGTCACGGTATTTGGTTTGCAACCACATGCCTGCATTTCTCGAATTAAATTCAATGCCTCTTCGTGCTGGTTGTTCTGAACCAAACCTGAAATCACAGCATTCCAAGTACTTAACTTTGGCTTCTTACTATCTCGAAAAACACCCATGGCTTTGTCAACAAACCCGTGAAACATGTACCCCGAAACTAATGAGCCATAAGTGACCTCATCCTTTTCACTCATCTCATCAAATAATTCTTGAGCATAATCCAAGCTACCACATCTTGCATATAGCCCTATAAGAGCATTGCAAACCAAAACATCCATCTCGATTTGATTCTCAATGACAAACTGATGAACCTCCATACCGAGCATAAGATCATTTGACTGTAAACATGCCTGCAACACACTCACCACTGTCAACCCAACAGGCTTAAACTTCTCCAAGCCTAACATCATCCTATACAACTCTTTGCACTCATCATAGTATCCGGCTTGAGAATACCCTGCAATCATCGAATTCCATGACACAATATCTCTTTCCGGCATCCTGTCAAACAAAGCTCTCGCCAAACCTACCTCATCACATCTCGAGTAGTAAGTAATCAAAGaattaacaacaaaaacatCCGAATCAAACCCACTACGCAGAACAAAACAATGTACTTCCTTAGCCAATTTTGAACCTGAAAGCAAAACCCCAAGAGCCTTCAGCACACAAGTCACAGTAAAATTGTCGGGCTTCGCTTGATCCGAACACGAAGACACCATAGCAGAAAACCACTTCAAGGTGTCGGCGTGCATATTGTTAATGGAATACCCAATGAGCATGGCGTTCCAGGAGAAAGCATTTGGGCGGGGAATTTGGTCGAACACCTTGCGGGCATAGTTGATATTATTGGTTTTGGAGTAGAAATTGATGAGCTTTGAGGCCAGGAAGTTGCCGGGCGTGACGGAGAAGAGGACGAGGCGGGCGTGGAGCTGCTTGGCCTGACGGACCAGGCGGTGCACCGTGCAGTGCTGGATGAAGTGCCCGTAAGCTCCGCAATCGAGCCCGTCGATTCCATGGAGGATCTGAAGGGCACGTTGGACGTAGCCGTTGGTGGCGGCCGAGATTTGAATGTTCAATGACTTTGATAACAACattcatttgtttttctcaTAAAAGCTTAAGCTTGCTTGCCTTGTAGCTTTCTCGTGCCACCTTTTTTTTAG
Proteins encoded in this region:
- the LOC126593243 gene encoding pentatricopeptide repeat-containing protein At2g37310 is translated as MLLSKSLNIQISAATNGYVQRALQILHGIDGLDCGAYGHFIQHCTVHRLVRQAKQLHARLVLFSVTPGNFLASKLINFYSKTNNINYARKVFDQIPRPNAFSWNAMLIGYSINNMHADTLKWFSAMVSSCSDQAKPDNFTVTCVLKALGVLLSGSKLAKEVHCFVLRSGFDSDVFVVNSLITYYSRCDEVGLARALFDRMPERDIVSWNSMIAGYSQAGYYDECKELYRMMLGLEKFKPVGLTVVSVLQACLQSNDLMLGMEVHQFVIENQIEMDVLVCNALIGLYARCGSLDYAQELFDEMSEKDEVTYGSLVSGYMFHGFVDKAMGVFRDSKKPKLSTWNAVISGLVQNNQHEEALNLIREMQACGCKPNTVTLSSILPTISYFSNLKVGKEVHAYAVRNNFDWNIYVATAIIDTYAKSGLLYGAQRVFDQAKGKSLIIWTSIISAYASHGDGHTSIGLFYEMLNSGIQPDQVTITAVLTACAHSGVVDEAWKIFDAMFPEYGIQPSVEHYACMVGILSRAGKLTEAADFIHKMPVEPSAKVWGALLNGASVSRDVELGEFVCHRLFQIEPENTGNYIIMANLYSQAGRWEEADKVRERMKEVGLRKIPGSSWIETSKGLQSFIVKDTSNERTEEIYETLEGLLGMMKEKGYALQDELDEESVNV